Proteins co-encoded in one Streptomyces roseochromogenus subsp. oscitans DS 12.976 genomic window:
- a CDS encoding AMP-binding protein produces the protein MTQVEGIRPLSEVLQGHALDRPDKVAFADEEREVTYARLAQRTGRLAGHLAGFGVQRGDRVAILLGNSVTTVEGYLAVTRASAVGVPVNPQSSDAELAHQLDDSGALFVITDGAHLEQVERMRATRKGMTVVLAHGSAAGAGTLAFEELAETEPQQGPRDDLGLDEPAWILYTSGTTGAAKGVVSHQRACLWSVHSSYQGVLGLCPDDRLLWPLPLFHSLAHILCVLGVTVTGATARILPGFGARDVLEALRAEPYTMLLGVPSMYFQLVEAVEAVEEAGRTVPKPRVCVVTGAATGAALASAVERVLGAPLVNSYGSTETCGAITMSRPESPRPPGTCGTAVPGSELRLVDPRTGLDVRTGDEGEVLVKSPSLLLGYHGRPEETAAALRDGWYHTGDLARRDAEGRLTITGRVKELIIRAGENIQPGEIEDVLRSVPGIEDAAVTARPDEALGEVPVAYVVPASDGWSPAEALAACRDRLSYFKVPAELYEIAALPLTGSGKVSRRRLSRLPARLRGVGTSHHEHLWHTKWVPWEPEPADSDGVSSAVPECTPAREAAAGADAPVARWAVGGSGDPAFAEAVRRAGGVIETFPDTATARAAGPFDGYLLALDARDDLIAAPPAWDGMPEGRTVVLTRGAVAGRPEDRVDPGAAAARAGILAEGADRTVLVDLEPGERTGAAYVSVWRAILEAPVEETEFAVRAGQVLVPRLRRVRATTEITAVPPRQGGAALVTGAGTTLARVLAAHLVVDHGVRDIAVTDADPAAAESLAARLTRLGATVTVRTELPDTPEGAAALLAALGPDRPLDTIVHPVATPADATAADRLVTLTRDTGRTTLTLCGTFTHPDAHPVAPAAAAATAHAAALAHDAPHATFLAFGPVTDDEEAPDATPPGLAALTARQAVDAFD, from the coding sequence GTGACGCAAGTCGAAGGCATCCGGCCACTTTCCGAAGTGCTGCAAGGCCATGCGCTCGACCGCCCGGACAAGGTCGCCTTCGCCGACGAGGAGCGCGAGGTGACCTACGCGCGGCTCGCCCAGCGCACGGGGCGGCTGGCCGGCCACTTGGCCGGGTTCGGGGTGCAGCGCGGCGACCGGGTCGCGATCCTCCTCGGCAACAGCGTCACGACCGTCGAAGGCTATCTCGCGGTCACCCGCGCCTCCGCCGTGGGCGTACCGGTCAACCCCCAGTCGTCGGACGCCGAACTGGCGCATCAACTTGACGACAGCGGAGCCCTGTTCGTCATCACGGACGGCGCCCACCTGGAGCAGGTCGAGCGCATGAGGGCGACGCGGAAGGGGATGACCGTCGTCCTCGCGCACGGCAGCGCCGCCGGCGCCGGAACCCTCGCCTTCGAGGAGCTGGCCGAGACCGAGCCGCAGCAGGGTCCCCGCGACGACCTCGGCCTGGACGAGCCGGCCTGGATCCTCTACACCTCCGGCACCACTGGGGCGGCCAAGGGAGTGGTCTCCCATCAGCGGGCCTGCCTGTGGTCGGTCCACTCCTCCTACCAGGGCGTCCTCGGCCTCTGCCCCGACGACCGGCTGTTGTGGCCGTTGCCGCTCTTCCACAGCCTCGCGCACATCCTCTGCGTCCTGGGCGTGACCGTCACCGGCGCCACCGCGCGCATCCTGCCCGGCTTCGGCGCCCGTGACGTGCTGGAGGCCTTGCGCGCGGAGCCGTACACCATGCTGCTCGGCGTCCCGTCCATGTACTTCCAGCTGGTCGAGGCCGTGGAGGCGGTTGAAGAGGCCGGCCGGACGGTCCCGAAGCCGCGGGTCTGCGTGGTCACCGGTGCGGCGACCGGAGCGGCGCTCGCCTCGGCCGTCGAGCGCGTGCTCGGCGCGCCGCTCGTGAACAGCTATGGTTCCACCGAGACTTGCGGCGCGATCACCATGAGCCGCCCCGAGTCACCCCGGCCGCCCGGCACCTGCGGGACCGCGGTGCCCGGCAGCGAGCTGCGCCTGGTCGACCCGCGCACCGGCCTCGACGTGCGGACCGGCGACGAGGGCGAGGTCCTCGTGAAGAGCCCGAGCCTGCTGCTCGGGTACCACGGCCGGCCGGAGGAGACCGCGGCTGCGCTCCGCGACGGCTGGTACCACACGGGAGACCTGGCCCGGCGCGACGCCGAAGGACGCCTGACCATCACCGGCCGCGTCAAGGAGCTCATCATCCGGGCCGGCGAGAACATCCAGCCCGGCGAGATCGAGGATGTCCTGAGGAGCGTCCCGGGCATCGAGGACGCGGCCGTGACGGCCCGCCCGGACGAGGCGCTCGGCGAAGTCCCCGTCGCCTACGTGGTACCCGCGTCCGACGGTTGGTCGCCTGCCGAGGCGCTGGCGGCGTGCCGGGACCGGCTCAGCTACTTCAAGGTTCCGGCGGAGCTCTACGAGATCGCCGCCCTGCCCCTGACCGGCTCCGGCAAGGTCAGCCGCCGCAGGCTGTCGCGACTTCCGGCGCGGCTGCGGGGCGTCGGCACCAGCCACCACGAACACCTGTGGCACACGAAGTGGGTTCCGTGGGAGCCGGAGCCGGCCGACTCGGACGGCGTGTCGTCGGCGGTCCCGGAGTGCACGCCGGCGCGGGAGGCAGCGGCGGGGGCGGACGCCCCGGTCGCGCGCTGGGCCGTGGGCGGATCCGGGGATCCGGCGTTCGCGGAGGCCGTGCGCCGTGCCGGCGGTGTCATCGAGACTTTCCCGGACACGGCGACGGCGCGGGCCGCCGGACCGTTCGACGGCTACCTGCTGGCCCTCGACGCACGGGACGACCTGATCGCCGCGCCGCCCGCCTGGGACGGCATGCCCGAGGGCCGGACGGTCGTCCTGACCCGGGGCGCCGTGGCCGGCCGCCCCGAGGACCGGGTGGATCCGGGCGCCGCGGCTGCGCGCGCCGGGATCCTCGCCGAGGGTGCCGACCGGACGGTCCTGGTCGACCTGGAGCCGGGGGAACGGACCGGGGCCGCATACGTCAGCGTGTGGCGCGCGATCCTGGAAGCCCCCGTGGAGGAGACGGAGTTCGCCGTCCGCGCCGGTCAGGTCCTCGTGCCGCGGCTCAGGCGCGTACGGGCGACGACCGAGATCACCGCGGTCCCGCCGCGCCAGGGCGGTGCCGCCCTCGTGACGGGCGCGGGCACCACCCTCGCACGCGTCCTCGCGGCCCACCTCGTGGTGGACCACGGTGTCCGCGACATAGCCGTGACCGATGCCGACCCGGCCGCGGCCGAGTCCCTGGCCGCCCGGCTGACGCGGCTCGGCGCAACCGTGACCGTACGCACCGAACTGCCGGACACGCCCGAGGGCGCCGCCGCCCTGCTCGCCGCCCTCGGCCCGGACCGCCCGCTCGACACGATCGTCCACCCGGTGGCCACCCCCGCCGACGCGACGGCCGCGGACCGGCTGGTCACCTTGACCCGCGACACCGGGCGCACGACCCTCACCCTCTGCGGCACGTTCACCCACCCGGACGCCCACCCGGTCGCCCCCGCCGCGGCGGCGGCCACGGCCCATGCCGCCGCGCTCGCCCATGACGCCCCCCACGCCACCTTCCTGGCCTTCGGCCCGGTCACCGACGACGAGGAGGCCCCCGATGCCACGCCGCCGGGCCTCGCGGCACTCACGGCACGGCAGGCCGTCGACGCCTTCGACG